Proteins encoded by one window of Cyanobium sp. NS01:
- a CDS encoding TVP38/TMEM64 family protein produces the protein MLPLLRSPLGAVAFVPLYALWVTLLLPGVWASMLAGALYGPWWVSLVVLVGASLGAEAAFLLGRGWLREWARRRLASAPKLQAIERAVSREGLRLVLLTRLSPAFPFSLLNLAYGLSDVSLRDYSIGLIGIVPGTVLFCSLGGLAGDVARFGELLSGRADATTWALRLVGVAATAGAGAGGGPGQKAPHRRG, from the coding sequence CTGCTGCCCCTGCTGCGCTCTCCCCTGGGAGCGGTGGCCTTCGTGCCCCTCTACGCCCTCTGGGTGACGCTGCTGCTGCCGGGGGTGTGGGCCTCGATGCTGGCCGGGGCCCTCTACGGCCCCTGGTGGGTGAGCCTGGTGGTGCTGGTGGGGGCCAGCCTGGGGGCCGAGGCCGCCTTCCTGCTGGGCCGGGGTTGGCTGCGGGAGTGGGCCCGCCGGCGGCTGGCATCGGCACCGAAGCTCCAGGCGATCGAGCGGGCCGTGAGCCGCGAAGGCCTGCGGCTGGTGCTGCTCACCCGCCTGTCACCGGCCTTTCCCTTCTCCCTGCTCAACCTCGCCTACGGCCTCAGCGACGTGAGCCTGCGCGACTATTCGATCGGCCTGATCGGCATCGTGCCCGGCACGGTGCTGTTCTGCAGCCTCGGGGGCCTGGCCGGCGATGTGGCCCGCTTCGGCGAGCTGCTGAGCGGTCGGGCCGACGCCACCACCTGGGCCCTGCGGCTGGTGGGGGTGGCCGCCACGGCGGGCGCTGGAGCCGGTGGAGGGCCCGGACAGAAAGCCCCCCATCGAAGGGGCTGA
- a CDS encoding nuclear transport factor 2 family protein — MRQQFCSVWPATLAGMLVFAAIPQCGRAQPPSAASDPAPGAPLAQALPSDPGAVVRQLLEAMTSNDPARIRALFAANASQAYGNGPAKSGEDFFRWLDSDIIERGGRVNDPQVVVTGNDVVVTGQYNSRGYTSRADFLFRVEDGRIVSWRMRY; from the coding sequence ATGCGTCAGCAGTTCTGCAGCGTCTGGCCGGCAACCCTGGCCGGCATGCTCGTCTTCGCCGCCATCCCCCAATGTGGCCGCGCCCAACCACCTTCGGCCGCGTCTGATCCTGCCCCCGGGGCTCCACTGGCCCAGGCGCTCCCGTCGGATCCAGGGGCGGTGGTGCGCCAGTTGCTGGAAGCGATGACCAGCAACGATCCCGCACGGATCCGTGCCCTGTTCGCCGCCAACGCCTCCCAGGCCTATGGCAATGGTCCCGCCAAATCAGGCGAGGATTTTTTCCGCTGGCTCGACAGTGACATCATCGAGCGGGGCGGACGGGTGAACGACCCGCAGGTGGTTGTGACGGGTAACGACGTGGTGGTGACCGGCCAGTACAACAGCAGGGGTTATACGAGCCGGGCAGACTTCCTGTTCCGCGTCGAAGACGGGCGCATCGTCAGCTGGCGCATGCGCTACTGA
- a CDS encoding mechanosensitive ion channel family protein, giving the protein MLRPLFSLVLSLLLVAGLGLPALAELGAGANPAASSAPIVLDGRRLFELWPSRTLSAQQRSDTVNERLEQAIASGGPVKLEVRQTNNLPVLSLNGRTLVTVTERDVAEGLEARDQAELWQRKLEQAIATARRERRPEHLVRMLPVALAILLAALGLHLLLRRLWQRWFPRALVPLGMEGERRDRSSRFLLRAALLLLQAGVWVAAAAAAMDLFPASRRLSAGLVAATRSWLGSPFLPLGQRSYSLQDVAVLLLLFVALTQAVGVLQSLLRKRVLRYTGMSAGGQEAVAFVARYGLLLVGTLVLLQLWGLDLTSLTLFASVLGVGVGLGLQGITKNFLSGLIIIFERPIQVGDFVEIGDLQGSVDSLGLRSTKVTTLDGVTIIVPNSEFLESRVVNWSHGSPVSRLQVPVGVAYGSDTSAVRDALITACQGNRAVLMTPTPQVFFSSFGDSSLNFTLLVWTREPRRQYEIVSDLNFRIEAILRAQGITVPFPQRDLHLGGEGLRLQLPPALEAALQALVDRRAPPPEP; this is encoded by the coding sequence TTGCTCCGCCCACTGTTCAGCCTGGTGCTGAGCCTGCTGCTGGTAGCCGGCTTGGGGCTCCCGGCCCTGGCGGAGCTGGGGGCAGGAGCCAACCCTGCCGCCAGCTCCGCCCCGATCGTGCTGGATGGCCGCCGGCTGTTTGAACTCTGGCCATCGCGCACGCTCAGCGCCCAGCAGCGCAGCGACACCGTGAACGAGCGGCTGGAGCAGGCGATCGCCTCCGGCGGGCCGGTGAAGCTGGAGGTGCGCCAGACCAACAACCTGCCGGTGCTGAGCCTCAACGGCCGCACCCTGGTGACGGTGACCGAGCGGGACGTGGCCGAGGGCCTCGAGGCCCGGGATCAGGCCGAACTCTGGCAACGAAAACTCGAGCAGGCCATCGCCACCGCCCGGCGGGAGCGCCGCCCCGAACACCTGGTGCGGATGCTGCCGGTGGCCCTGGCCATCCTGCTGGCGGCCCTGGGCCTGCACCTGCTGCTGCGGCGTCTGTGGCAGCGCTGGTTTCCCCGGGCCCTGGTGCCCCTGGGCATGGAGGGCGAGCGCCGCGACCGCTCCAGCCGGTTCCTGCTGCGCGCGGCCCTCTTACTGCTTCAGGCCGGGGTGTGGGTGGCAGCCGCGGCGGCCGCGATGGATCTGTTCCCCGCCAGCCGCCGGCTCAGCGCCGGCCTGGTGGCCGCCACGCGCAGCTGGCTGGGGTCCCCGTTCCTGCCACTGGGGCAGCGCAGCTACTCCCTCCAGGACGTGGCGGTGCTGCTGCTGCTGTTCGTGGCGCTGACCCAGGCCGTAGGGGTGCTGCAAAGCCTGCTGCGCAAACGGGTGCTGCGCTACACGGGCATGAGCGCCGGCGGCCAGGAGGCCGTGGCCTTTGTGGCCCGCTATGGCCTGCTGCTGGTGGGCACCTTGGTGCTGCTGCAGCTCTGGGGGCTGGATCTCACCTCCCTCACGCTGTTCGCCAGCGTGCTTGGGGTGGGGGTGGGCCTCGGCCTGCAGGGGATCACCAAGAACTTCCTCAGCGGCCTGATCATCATTTTCGAGCGACCGATCCAGGTGGGCGACTTCGTGGAGATCGGCGACCTGCAGGGCAGCGTCGACAGCCTCGGCCTGCGCAGCACCAAGGTGACCACCCTGGATGGGGTGACGATCATCGTGCCCAATTCGGAATTCCTCGAATCGCGGGTGGTGAACTGGAGCCACGGCAGTCCGGTGTCGCGGCTGCAGGTGCCGGTGGGGGTGGCCTACGGCTCCGACACCTCGGCGGTGCGCGACGCCCTGATCACCGCCTGCCAGGGCAACCGGGCCGTGCTGATGACGCCGACACCCCAGGTGTTCTTCAGCAGCTTCGGGGATAGCTCCCTCAACTTCACCCTGCTGGTGTGGACCCGGGAGCCCCGCCGCCAGTACGAGATCGTGAGCGACCTCAACTTCCGCATCGAGGCGATCCTGCGGGCCCAGGGGATCACCGTGCCCTTCCCGCAACGGGACCTGCACCTGGGTGGGGAGGGGCTGCGGCTGCAACTGCCACCGGCCCTGGAAGCAGCGCTGCAGGCGCTGGTGGACCGCCGCGCCCCCCCCCCGGAGCCCTGA
- a CDS encoding mechanosensitive ion channel domain-containing protein — translation METATHWLAVPFLPLGERSYSLLDVVILVALLVRAVWLVLQLLRSRVLRYTGMSAGGQEAVAFVARYGLLLVGTLVLLQLWGLDLTSLTLFASVLGVGVGLGLQGITKNFLSGLIIIFERPIQVGDFVEIGDLQGSVDSLGLRSTKVTTLPAGHLGGLQAAVGLAAELKQHRLAVLSVGRPRPQLRAVGASLAGRNRRHRSSAQAPLLQLLQSCRGVVSQPVVQQSRSLSCC, via the coding sequence GTGGAGACAGCCACCCACTGGTTGGCGGTGCCCTTCCTGCCCTTGGGGGAGCGCAGCTATTCGCTGCTGGATGTGGTGATTCTGGTGGCGCTGCTGGTGCGGGCCGTGTGGCTGGTGCTGCAGCTGTTGCGCAGCCGCGTACTGCGCTACACGGGCATGAGCGCCGGCGGCCAGGAGGCCGTGGCCTTTGTGGCCCGCTATGGCCTGCTGCTGGTGGGCACCTTGGTGCTGCTGCAGCTCTGGGGGCTGGATCTCACCTCCCTCACGCTGTTCGCCAGCGTGCTTGGGGTGGGGGTGGGCCTCGGCCTGCAGGGGATCACCAAGAACTTCCTCAGCGGCCTGATCATCATTTTCGAGCGACCGATCCAGGTGGGCGACTTCGTGGAGATCGGCGACCTGCAGGGCAGCGTCGACAGCCTCGGCCTGCGCAGCACCAAGGTGACCACCCTGCCGGCGGGCCACCTCGGCGGCCTCCAGGCCGCGGTCGGGCTGGCTGCCGAACTGAAGCAGCACCGCCTGGCCGTCCTCAGCGTGGGGCGGCCCAGGCCGCAACTCCGGGCCGTCGGGGCAAGCCTGGCTGGGAGGAACCGGCGGCATCGTTCTTCTGCACAGGCACCACTTCTGCAACTGTTGCAGAGTTGCCGAGGTGTTGTGTCTCAGCCGGTTGTTCAGCAAAGCCGCTCTCTGAGCTGCTGCTGA
- a CDS encoding STAS/SEC14 domain-containing protein yields the protein MISIDSSQAHVLSVRLEGLVEKADIQTMEKAFEAAFASQDRVNLIVDMAQWSDMTADAMAADARFEFSQLDKMARVPRMAIISTKQFMQALMSLVHALMPMVDIRMFAPEAMDAAVAFAAERPPIAPAPKPALTLIETGSPSLIAYELDGTISEDDIDTVMPVLNKMFTQQEQVDLLARIKRFHGIVPTLLTNTSLLSAKFTAIGHVRRYAIVGGPGWLGTLTQMMGSMLPISMRHFSAEQEADAWAWLKS from the coding sequence ATGATCAGCATCGACAGCAGTCAGGCCCATGTCCTGAGTGTGCGCCTTGAGGGGCTGGTAGAGAAAGCCGATATTCAGACCATGGAGAAAGCCTTTGAAGCGGCCTTCGCCAGCCAGGATCGCGTCAATCTGATCGTGGACATGGCGCAGTGGTCGGACATGACAGCCGATGCCATGGCCGCGGACGCCCGCTTCGAGTTCAGCCAGCTCGACAAGATGGCGCGGGTGCCGCGCATGGCCATCATCTCGACCAAGCAGTTCATGCAGGCCTTGATGTCTCTGGTGCACGCCTTGATGCCGATGGTGGACATAAGGATGTTCGCCCCCGAAGCGATGGATGCCGCCGTGGCCTTCGCGGCCGAACGGCCTCCGATCGCGCCCGCGCCGAAACCAGCCCTGACGCTGATCGAGACGGGCAGCCCTAGCCTCATCGCCTACGAATTGGATGGCACCATCAGCGAAGACGACATCGACACCGTGATGCCGGTGTTGAACAAGATGTTCACCCAACAGGAGCAGGTCGACCTGCTGGCGCGCATCAAGAGGTTCCACGGCATCGTGCCCACCTTGCTCACCAACACCTCTCTGCTCTCTGCCAAGTTCACGGCCATCGGCCACGTGCGCCGCTACGCCATCGTCGGGGGACCCGGCTGGCTGGGCACGTTGACGCAGATGATGGGCTCCATGCTGCCGATCAGCATGCGCCACTTCAGCGCCGAGCAGGAAGCTGACGCCTGGGCCTGGCTGAAGTCTTGA
- a CDS encoding HAD-IC family P-type ATPase: MPPATTAAPSTAPQASEQPHAQAAEAVLSQWGSTPDGGLDAAEVAHRHERYGWNELPEVGGQPAWMKLLLQFNQPLIYILLAAGLIKALLGSWTNALVIWAVAVINAVIGYVQEARAEGAIAALARSVSTETTVLRDDQTLRVPSRDLVPGDVVLLSAGDKVPADLRLLAVRDLQIDESGLTGESLPVAKDPALLPEDTDLADRRCMAYAASFVTFGQGRGVVVATGEASEMGEISRSQQQRVSLSTPLTRRFASFSRVLLYFILAVAALTLAIGLGRGQPFAAVFEAAVALAVSAIPEGLPAVVTITLAIGVNRMAARHAIIRKLPAVEALGSATVVCSDKTGTLTENQMTVQVVVAGGVSYRVSGSGYSPHGDLLNSDGAVLDPLPPALEQVLRCGVLCNDSRLRQQHGVWTMEGVPTEAALLAAAEKGGLTQTGLEPSFPRLDAIPFASEYQYMAALHDGQERSLQVKGSVEALLPRCGGMLAADGAVVPLEAEAIHRRVEALAGEGLRLIAFASRPMPHHRHDLQRSDLDGELVFLGLQGMLDPPRPEAISAVQACQRAGISVRMITGDHAATATAIATRMGIGRAAAEELRAYTGQDLGAMDAAAFAAAARDGQVFARVAPAQKLQLVEALQAGGAVVAMTGDGVNDAPALKQADIGIAMGRGGTEVAREAADMLLTDDNFASIEAAVEEGRTVYRNLRKAIAFLLPVNGGESMTILISALLARDLPILALQVLWLNMINSITMTVPLSFEPKADDTMAQPPRDPGEALITPRLLRRILVVSLYNWVLIFGVFEWVRGGGGSLELARTAAIQALVAARIIYLLSISQLGRSLARRLLGRADAVARAPQLLLGIGLAVLLQLLFSQWKPMNSLFSTVPIAGPQLLVCALAMGAMLPVAWLANRLDPDA; encoded by the coding sequence ATGCCGCCTGCCACCACCGCCGCGCCCAGCACCGCTCCGCAGGCCAGTGAGCAGCCCCATGCCCAGGCAGCCGAGGCGGTGCTGAGCCAGTGGGGCAGCACTCCGGATGGTGGCCTCGATGCCGCCGAGGTGGCCCACCGCCATGAGCGCTACGGCTGGAACGAACTGCCCGAGGTGGGCGGCCAGCCGGCCTGGATGAAGCTGCTGCTGCAGTTCAACCAGCCCCTGATCTACATCCTGCTGGCGGCCGGCCTGATCAAGGCCCTGCTGGGCTCCTGGACCAACGCCCTGGTGATCTGGGCTGTGGCGGTGATCAATGCCGTGATCGGCTACGTGCAGGAGGCCCGGGCCGAGGGGGCGATCGCCGCCCTGGCCCGCTCGGTGAGCACCGAAACCACCGTGCTGCGCGATGACCAGACTCTGCGCGTCCCCTCGCGGGACCTGGTGCCTGGGGATGTGGTGCTGCTGTCGGCCGGCGACAAGGTGCCGGCCGACCTGCGCCTGCTGGCGGTGCGCGACCTCCAGATCGATGAATCCGGGCTCACCGGCGAATCCCTGCCGGTGGCCAAGGACCCGGCGCTCCTGCCGGAGGACACTGACCTGGCCGATCGCCGCTGCATGGCCTACGCCGCCAGCTTCGTGACCTTTGGCCAGGGCCGGGGTGTGGTGGTGGCCACCGGCGAAGCCAGCGAGATGGGCGAGATCTCCCGCTCCCAGCAGCAGCGGGTGTCGCTGAGCACCCCGCTCACCCGCCGCTTCGCCAGCTTCAGCCGGGTGCTGCTGTATTTCATCCTGGCGGTGGCAGCGCTCACCCTGGCCATCGGCCTGGGCCGCGGTCAGCCCTTCGCCGCGGTGTTCGAGGCGGCCGTGGCCCTGGCGGTCAGCGCCATCCCCGAGGGCCTGCCGGCGGTGGTCACGATCACCCTGGCCATCGGCGTGAACCGCATGGCCGCCCGCCACGCCATCATCCGCAAGCTGCCGGCCGTGGAGGCCCTGGGCAGCGCCACGGTGGTGTGCTCCGATAAGACCGGCACCCTCACTGAAAATCAGATGACGGTGCAGGTGGTGGTGGCCGGTGGGGTCAGCTACCGGGTGAGCGGCAGCGGTTACAGCCCCCACGGCGATCTGCTCAACAGTGATGGAGCCGTGCTGGATCCCCTGCCGCCTGCCCTGGAGCAGGTGCTGCGCTGCGGAGTGCTCTGCAACGACTCCCGCCTCAGGCAGCAGCACGGCGTCTGGACCATGGAGGGTGTTCCCACCGAGGCCGCCCTGCTGGCGGCAGCCGAGAAAGGCGGTCTCACCCAGACCGGGCTGGAGCCCTCCTTTCCCCGACTGGATGCGATTCCCTTCGCCTCCGAATACCAGTACATGGCCGCCCTCCATGACGGCCAGGAGCGTTCGCTGCAGGTGAAGGGATCGGTGGAGGCGCTGCTGCCGCGCTGCGGCGGCATGCTCGCCGCTGATGGCGCCGTGGTGCCCCTCGAGGCCGAGGCCATTCATCGCCGGGTGGAGGCCCTGGCCGGAGAGGGCCTGCGGCTGATCGCCTTCGCCTCGCGGCCGATGCCCCATCACCGCCACGACCTGCAACGCAGCGACCTGGACGGCGAACTGGTGTTTCTCGGCCTGCAGGGGATGCTCGATCCACCCCGCCCCGAGGCGATCAGCGCCGTGCAGGCCTGCCAGCGGGCCGGCATCTCGGTGCGCATGATCACCGGCGATCACGCCGCCACGGCCACCGCCATCGCCACCCGCATGGGCATCGGCCGGGCCGCTGCCGAGGAGCTGCGGGCCTACACCGGCCAGGACCTGGGGGCCATGGATGCCGCCGCCTTTGCCGCCGCGGCCCGCGATGGTCAGGTGTTCGCCCGGGTGGCGCCGGCCCAGAAGCTGCAGCTGGTGGAGGCGCTGCAGGCCGGCGGCGCCGTGGTGGCGATGACCGGCGATGGCGTCAACGACGCTCCGGCCCTCAAGCAGGCCGATATCGGCATCGCCATGGGCAGAGGGGGCACCGAAGTGGCCCGCGAGGCTGCCGACATGCTCCTCACCGACGACAACTTCGCCTCGATCGAGGCGGCGGTGGAGGAGGGGCGCACGGTGTACCGCAACCTGCGCAAGGCGATCGCCTTCCTGCTGCCGGTGAATGGCGGCGAGTCGATGACGATTCTGATCAGTGCCCTGCTGGCCAGGGATCTGCCGATCCTGGCGCTTCAGGTGCTGTGGCTGAACATGATCAACTCGATCACGATGACCGTGCCGCTGTCATTCGAGCCCAAGGCCGATGACACCATGGCTCAGCCGCCCCGGGATCCGGGCGAAGCGCTGATCACGCCGCGCCTGCTGCGCCGGATTCTGGTCGTGTCCCTCTACAACTGGGTGCTGATCTTCGGTGTGTTCGAGTGGGTGCGGGGCGGCGGCGGCAGCCTGGAACTGGCCCGCACTGCCGCCATCCAGGCCCTCGTTGCCGCCCGGATCATCTACCTGCTCAGCATCAGCCAGCTGGGCCGCAGCCTGGCAAGGCGTCTGCTGGGCAGGGCCGACGCGGTGGCGCGTGCTCCCCAGCTGTTGCTCGGGATCGGCCTGGCCGTGCTGCTGCAGCTGTTGTTCAGCCAGTGGAAGCCGATGAACAGCCTGTTCAGCACCGTGCCGATCGCCGGCCCGCAGCTCCTGGTCTGTGCTCTGGCCATGGGGGCGATGCTGCCGGTGGCCTGGCTGGCCAACCGGCTCGATCCCGACGCCTAA
- a CDS encoding SDR family oxidoreductase: MSSCDLKNAVVLIAGGAKNLGGLLSRDFASRGANIVVHYHSQAAQQQAEATVQAVQDLGREAFAIQADLTAPATVQRVFEQARDRFGGVDVAVNTAGMVLRKPIVDTTEADYDTMFDINAKAAYFFIKEAGRQLNDNGKIITIVTSLLAAFTDGYSTYAGSKSPVEHFTRAAAKEFAARGISVTAVGPGPMDTPFFYGQETPERVGFHKSQAMGNQLTQIEDIAPIVRFLATEGWWITGQTIFANGGYTTR; the protein is encoded by the coding sequence ATGTCCAGTTGTGATCTCAAGAACGCCGTCGTGCTGATCGCCGGTGGCGCCAAGAACTTAGGAGGCTTACTCAGCCGCGACTTCGCCAGCCGTGGGGCCAACATTGTGGTGCACTACCACAGCCAGGCCGCTCAACAGCAGGCTGAAGCCACCGTGCAGGCCGTTCAGGATCTGGGCCGTGAGGCCTTCGCCATCCAGGCCGATCTCACAGCACCAGCAACGGTTCAGCGGGTGTTCGAGCAGGCCAGGGATCGCTTTGGTGGTGTGGATGTGGCGGTGAACACCGCGGGCATGGTGCTGCGCAAACCGATCGTGGACACCACCGAGGCGGACTACGACACGATGTTCGACATCAACGCCAAGGCCGCGTACTTCTTCATCAAAGAAGCAGGACGTCAGCTCAACGACAACGGCAAGATCATCACGATCGTGACCTCGCTGCTGGCGGCCTTCACCGACGGGTACTCCACCTACGCGGGCAGTAAATCGCCGGTGGAGCACTTCACCCGAGCCGCGGCCAAGGAATTTGCCGCCCGCGGCATCTCGGTCACGGCGGTGGGCCCCGGACCCATGGACACACCCTTCTTCTATGGTCAGGAAACGCCCGAACGGGTGGGATTCCACAAGTCCCAGGCGATGGGGAATCAACTCACCCAGATCGAAGACATTGCCCCGATCGTGCGCTTCCTGGCCACCGAGGGCTGGTGGATCACCGGCCAGACCATCTTCGCCAACGGCGGCTACACCACCCGTTGA
- a CDS encoding LysR family transcriptional regulator has protein sequence MHSLQQLFLQIVEAGSFKQAAEQLHLEPSSLSRKMAALEKRLKVKLLHRSTRHTRPTNLGQRYYDGLRQLLDEEIALEEELTSGVELLRGTLRVSAPVDFGAEFVVPVVQEMLQRAPELSVELLFSSHFANLVEDNIDVAVRIGTMPTSSLIARPIGVVPRVLVASDSYLKRHGAPEDPADLSDHNFILYSPVQARSDVVFADGRRFSHTRMRSNITVNSVNAIRQLVRDGVGVHLGPAWVFREALAQGEVRRLLPAHPLQSFPVQAVHVERAYRPRKTEEFIHQLAAYLHGHLCAEA, from the coding sequence ATGCACAGCCTGCAGCAGCTCTTTCTTCAGATCGTCGAGGCGGGCAGCTTCAAGCAGGCGGCCGAACAGCTGCATCTGGAGCCCTCATCGCTCAGCCGCAAGATGGCGGCCCTCGAGAAACGCCTCAAGGTGAAACTGCTGCACCGCTCCACGCGCCACACCCGGCCCACCAACCTCGGGCAGCGCTACTACGACGGCCTGCGCCAACTGCTGGATGAAGAGATTGCCCTGGAGGAGGAACTCACCAGCGGTGTTGAGCTGCTCAGGGGCACCCTCAGGGTGAGCGCGCCGGTGGATTTCGGCGCTGAATTCGTGGTTCCCGTCGTCCAGGAGATGCTGCAACGGGCACCGGAGCTCTCTGTGGAGCTGCTGTTCAGCAGCCACTTCGCCAATCTGGTGGAAGACAACATCGATGTAGCCGTCCGCATTGGAACGATGCCGACCTCAAGCCTGATCGCCAGGCCGATCGGCGTGGTTCCCCGCGTGCTTGTGGCCAGCGACAGCTACCTGAAACGCCATGGTGCCCCCGAAGATCCCGCCGACCTCAGCGACCACAACTTCATCCTCTATTCCCCCGTTCAGGCCAGAAGCGACGTTGTGTTTGCCGATGGCCGCAGGTTTTCCCACACCCGGATGCGCAGCAACATCACCGTGAACAGCGTCAACGCCATCCGTCAGTTGGTGCGGGATGGCGTGGGCGTTCACCTCGGGCCCGCCTGGGTGTTCCGCGAAGCCCTGGCCCAGGGCGAGGTTCGCCGCCTGCTGCCCGCCCACCCCCTGCAGAGCTTCCCGGTGCAGGCCGTGCATGTCGAGCGGGCCTACAGGCCAAGAAAGACCGAGGAGTTCATCCACCAGTTGGCGGCCTATCTGCACGGCCATCTCTGCGCAGAGGCCTGA
- a CDS encoding DUF1643 domain-containing protein yields the protein MERSALLSPCGRYRYTLWRRWEASGGVLMVIGLNPSSADAVRDDPTLRRCLGYARDWGFGALCLTNLFALRATQPAAIKAAADPVGPDNDRQLRAMAQAADLKLAAWGVGGQYKGRAAAVAAMLTGLHCLRLSRDGHPMHPLYLPRGLEPQPWSPAGIPPEA from the coding sequence ATGGAGAGGAGCGCCCTTCTCAGCCCCTGTGGCCGTTACCGCTACACCCTCTGGCGCCGCTGGGAGGCCAGCGGCGGCGTGCTGATGGTGATCGGTCTCAACCCCAGCAGCGCCGATGCCGTGCGCGACGATCCCACCCTGCGGCGTTGTCTCGGTTACGCCCGCGACTGGGGCTTCGGGGCTCTCTGCCTCACCAACCTGTTCGCCCTGCGGGCCACCCAACCGGCCGCCATCAAGGCTGCTGCCGATCCCGTGGGACCTGACAACGACCGGCAGCTGCGGGCGATGGCCCAGGCGGCAGACCTGAAGCTGGCCGCCTGGGGCGTAGGCGGCCAGTACAAGGGGCGTGCTGCCGCAGTGGCGGCGATGCTGACAGGCCTGCACTGCCTGCGCCTCAGCCGGGATGGCCATCCCATGCACCCGCTGTATCTGCCCAGGGGGTTGGAGCCGCAGCCATGGTCGCCAGCCGGTATTCCCCCAGAAGCATGA